A section of the Chloroflexota bacterium genome encodes:
- a CDS encoding MBL fold metallo-hydrolase has product MCGSATEWGLPVASCQISHPGHATCLIELDGRVLLTDPLLADRIFSIRRICPTVDPACLPNIDLVLISHLHHDHCHPESMRALNGNPTYLVPHGGGEFLARHSIGPLVEAGPGDQLELLGLQITCLAVDHSGERVPFGPHAPALAFEICGSRRIYFVGDTGYFEPMRPGPQPLDVALLPVAGWGSSLGPGHLDPQEAARAANHLRPRWVIPIHWGAYRNVLPTITSAGQTPGPAQQFVDALETLTADIEPVVLRPGTADRLAL; this is encoded by the coding sequence ATTTGCGGAAGCGCAACCGAATGGGGATTGCCGGTGGCATCCTGCCAAATCTCGCATCCGGGCCATGCCACCTGCCTGATCGAACTCGACGGCAGGGTGCTGCTCACCGACCCGTTACTGGCCGACCGCATCTTTTCGATCAGGCGGATTTGTCCGACGGTTGACCCGGCTTGCCTGCCGAACATCGACCTGGTCTTGATTTCACACCTTCACCACGATCACTGCCATCCCGAATCGATGCGCGCATTGAACGGCAATCCGACGTACCTGGTGCCGCATGGAGGCGGAGAGTTTTTGGCCCGCCATTCGATCGGACCGCTTGTTGAAGCCGGTCCCGGTGACCAGTTGGAGCTGCTGGGGCTGCAAATCACGTGCCTGGCGGTCGATCACAGCGGCGAACGGGTGCCGTTCGGCCCGCACGCGCCCGCCCTGGCTTTTGAGATTTGCGGCAGTCGCCGGATCTATTTCGTTGGCGACACCGGGTATTTTGAACCGATGCGGCCCGGCCCGCAGCCGCTGGACGTCGCCTTGTTACCGGTAGCCGGGTGGGGGTCCTCGCTCGGCCCCGGGCACCTCGACCCGCAGGAAGCTGCCCGCGCCGCCAATCATCTGCGTCCGCGTTGGGTGATTCCGATCCACTGGGGCGCATATCGCAACGTCTTGCCCACGATCACCAGCGCAGGGCAGACTCCGGGTCCCGCGCAGCAGTTCGTCGACGCGCTCGAGACATTGACTGCGGACATCGAGCCTGTGGTACTGCGGCCCGGAACCGCCGATCGGCTGGCGCTCTAG
- a CDS encoding SDR family oxidoreductase codes for MTEGLFADRVAVVTGSTQGVGAEVARMFAREGGAGVLICGRNSANGKAVAADIAALGAKAHFVSADLSDLAQVREIVPTALQVFGRVDHLVNSAAITDRGNILGTSPELYQQTLDLNLRAPFFLIQDAARAMIDQGSGGSIANVLSVNSYGGGLDLAPYSTSKGGLLTLTKNAANYLAEHRVRVNGIALGWTDTPNEDRIQRQYHGAGANWREQVEPGLPFGRMLKPYDVANTVRFLCSEESGIMTGAIVDLSFSVVGTGGTSLVESLNE; via the coding sequence ATGACCGAGGGATTGTTCGCCGACCGCGTCGCGGTCGTAACGGGTTCAACACAGGGTGTAGGGGCCGAAGTTGCCCGCATGTTCGCGCGCGAGGGTGGCGCCGGCGTCCTGATCTGCGGCCGCAACTCCGCCAACGGCAAAGCAGTGGCGGCCGACATCGCGGCGCTTGGCGCAAAAGCGCATTTTGTCTCCGCCGACCTTAGCGATCTCGCCCAGGTGCGCGAAATCGTACCCACGGCCCTGCAAGTTTTTGGCCGGGTCGATCATCTGGTCAATTCGGCCGCGATCACCGACCGGGGCAACATCCTGGGCACTTCCCCCGAGCTTTATCAGCAGACACTGGACCTGAACCTGCGCGCGCCGTTCTTTCTGATCCAGGATGCCGCCCGGGCGATGATCGATCAGGGCAGCGGCGGGTCGATCGCCAATGTCCTCTCGGTAAATTCCTACGGGGGCGGTCTGGATCTGGCACCCTATTCGACTTCCAAAGGCGGTCTTCTGACGCTTACCAAGAACGCGGCCAACTACCTCGCCGAGCACCGAGTAAGGGTTAACGGGATCGCCCTGGGCTGGACGGATACGCCGAACGAAGACCGGATCCAGCGCCAGTACCATGGCGCCGGGGCGAACTGGCGCGAGCAGGTCGAGCCCGGACTGCCATTCGGACGGATGCTCAAACCTTACGACGTAGCCAATACGGTTCGATTCCTCTGTTCGGAAGAATCCGGGATCATGACCGGCGCGATCGTCGACCTGAGCTTCAGCGTAGTCGGTACCGGCGGAACTTCGCTGGTCGAGTCGCTGAACGAGTAA
- a CDS encoding extracellular solute-binding protein, with protein MRRFSRRTALRAAATGAAGLATTAALAGCGETEVVEVEKVVTVQVAGETQIVEVEIPGEATVTERVVTIEVPVAAPAPVTQVTNIWFNQATQQENFEKNVVGHYHRQQDAFKLDPILVPNNELNVKLTAAIASGTPPDVVRVGGPILMNNFFRRGVMHDMDQFDPEIQSKDFVPSIIQALSWRGKMWAMPVNSGTMSLYYNADLYRAAGLDPDVPPDNTEELFENASRVHSVGDEVTGMAFATKPIATTGATSTGWSMRFGAHAVTADGTTTLFDSAEYANYWGWIKRFVDAGTIQFKSTDETGMTNDYGTGLLGHYAAYPSRLQNSVQNLGIEVGRVALLPRGPLSNLNPIGCGALQMPVGGKNPEGGWHFTDFIGNDPENDSIWCTAFGQIPPRFSFRDSIVYTAYRNAIPGTEPFIEGQKNSYAHYFGPGTAEIWTQFAKIQEAVILAGADIQETQAQFNSEAQAILDRALETDEPISSNPFPELAGGYL; from the coding sequence ATGCGCAGATTTAGCCGCAGGACCGCCCTGCGAGCCGCCGCGACCGGCGCTGCCGGCCTGGCCACGACCGCGGCCCTAGCCGGGTGTGGCGAGACCGAGGTCGTCGAGGTTGAAAAGGTGGTGACCGTCCAGGTCGCCGGGGAGACCCAGATCGTCGAAGTCGAGATCCCGGGCGAGGCCACGGTAACCGAGCGGGTGGTGACAATCGAAGTCCCGGTCGCCGCACCGGCGCCGGTAACCCAGGTGACCAACATCTGGTTCAACCAGGCCACCCAGCAGGAAAACTTCGAGAAGAACGTGGTGGGGCACTACCACCGCCAGCAGGACGCCTTCAAGCTGGATCCGATCTTGGTGCCCAACAACGAGCTGAACGTCAAGCTGACCGCCGCGATAGCCTCCGGCACCCCGCCGGACGTGGTGCGCGTCGGCGGCCCGATCCTGATGAACAACTTCTTCCGCCGCGGCGTCATGCACGACATGGATCAGTTCGACCCGGAGATCCAGAGCAAGGACTTCGTCCCCTCAATCATCCAGGCGCTGAGCTGGCGCGGCAAGATGTGGGCGATGCCGGTCAATTCCGGCACGATGTCGCTCTACTACAACGCCGACCTCTACCGTGCCGCCGGGCTGGATCCCGACGTCCCGCCGGACAATACCGAAGAGCTCTTCGAGAACGCCTCGCGGGTGCATTCGGTCGGCGACGAGGTCACCGGTATGGCGTTCGCCACCAAACCAATCGCGACTACTGGCGCGACCTCGACCGGGTGGTCGATGCGCTTCGGCGCCCACGCCGTTACCGCCGACGGTACCACGACGCTGTTCGATTCGGCCGAATATGCCAATTACTGGGGTTGGATCAAGCGATTCGTCGACGCCGGCACGATACAGTTCAAGTCCACCGACGAGACGGGTATGACCAACGACTACGGCACCGGCCTGCTCGGCCACTACGCCGCCTACCCGTCCCGACTGCAGAACTCGGTCCAGAACCTGGGAATCGAAGTCGGCCGGGTGGCGCTGCTGCCACGCGGTCCGCTGTCGAACCTGAACCCGATCGGATGCGGCGCGCTGCAGATGCCGGTTGGCGGCAAGAACCCGGAAGGAGGCTGGCACTTTACCGATTTCATCGGCAATGATCCCGAGAACGACTCGATCTGGTGCACCGCGTTCGGGCAAATCCCGCCGCGGTTCTCGTTCCGTGACTCGATCGTCTACACCGCCTACCGCAACGCGATTCCGGGCACCGAGCCGTTCATCGAAGGCCAGAAGAATTCGTATGCGCATTACTTCGGCCCAGGGACGGCCGAAATCTGGACCCAATTTGCCAAGATCCAGGAGGCTGTGATCCTGGCCGGGGCCGACATTCAGGAGACTCAGGCCCAATTCAATTCCGAAGCCCAGGCCATCCTGGACCGGGCCCTGGAGACCGACGAACCGATCAGCTCGAATCCGTTCCCGGAACTAGCTGGGGGCTACCTCTGA
- a CDS encoding transketolase, with protein sequence MSESENYVLRPHHSNFPRFAAAHPDVYGVTADLTRPCELGLFRDLYPERCISLGMAEQNMIGFAGGMAREGLIPYVHTFGVFTTRRVIDQIEMAVAYPNLPVKMLGFLPGIISPGGATHHAIDDVSLMRSIPNMTVIDAGDATEIESVLEAAYQHPGPVYIRMNRGRMRRLFPTDEPLQIDRVRRLSAGEDLTVFSSGLITEHAIRAVEVLKERGLSVEHVHISTLKPFNDPQIADSLRRGRLGAISIENHLITGGLGSALAEKIADEGIGIKLVRIGLRDTYAHGADPEYLLRLHEMDALAVVRAAEDLLGDRLGVDPEDLGAVGFESTRASYRADAL encoded by the coding sequence GCACCATTCCAATTTCCCGCGCTTTGCGGCCGCCCACCCGGACGTCTACGGGGTTACCGCCGACCTGACCCGGCCCTGCGAACTGGGACTGTTCCGGGACCTATATCCCGAGCGCTGCATATCGCTGGGCATGGCCGAACAGAACATGATCGGCTTCGCCGGCGGAATGGCGCGAGAGGGCTTGATCCCCTACGTTCACACGTTCGGGGTGTTCACTACCCGCCGGGTCATCGACCAGATCGAGATGGCGGTGGCATACCCGAACCTGCCGGTGAAGATGCTCGGATTCCTGCCCGGAATCATATCTCCCGGCGGAGCGACCCACCATGCGATCGACGACGTGTCGCTGATGCGTTCGATTCCCAACATGACTGTTATCGACGCCGGCGACGCGACCGAGATCGAATCGGTCCTGGAAGCCGCCTATCAGCATCCGGGTCCGGTTTACATACGAATGAACCGCGGACGAATGCGGCGCCTGTTCCCTACCGATGAACCGCTGCAGATCGATCGCGTGCGGCGGCTCTCGGCGGGCGAGGACCTGACCGTGTTCTCCTCCGGCCTCATCACCGAACACGCGATCAGGGCCGTCGAAGTCTTGAAGGAACGCGGCCTAAGTGTTGAACACGTCCACATCTCGACCCTGAAACCGTTCAACGACCCCCAGATCGCTGACTCCCTGCGGCGCGGCCGGCTGGGCGCCATCTCGATCGAGAACCACCTGATTACCGGGGGTCTGGGTTCCGCCCTGGCCGAGAAGATCGCCGACGAGGGCATCGGGATCAAGTTGGTGCGGATCGGCCTGCGCGATACGTATGCCCACGGAGCTGACCCGGAATACCTGTTGCGACTGCACGAAATGGACGCGCTGGCGGTTGTGCGCGCCGCCGAAGACCTGCTTGGCGACCGCCTTGGGGTCGATCCCGAGGACCTGGGTGCGGTGGGCTTCGAATCCACCCGCGCCAGCTATCGCGCCGACGCCCTATAG
- a CDS encoding extracellular solute-binding protein, producing MRKISRRTALRAAATGAAGLATTAALAGCGETEVVEVEKVVTVEVAGETQIVEVEIPGETTVTERVVTIEVPVAAPAPVTQVTNIWFNQATQQENFEKNVVGHYHRQQDAFKLDPILVPNGELNVKLTAAIASGTPPDVVRVGGSILVNNFYRRGVMHDMDQFDPEIQSRDFVPSITQTITWRGKMWAMPVNSGTQSLYYNADLYRAAGLDPDVPAETTEDLYENAARVHSVSDEITGISFPTVPATATGNGSAGLFFRFGAHAVTDDGTKTLLDSAEYSNYFAWIKRFVDEEITNFKSQNETGQTNDYGTGLIGHYVAYPSRLQNSVQNLGVEVGRVALLPRGPLSDLNPIGYGALQMPTGGKNTEGGWHFTNFIGNDPENDSIWCTAFGQIPPRFSFRDSVVYTAYRNAIPGTQPFIDGQKNSFAFYFGPATAEIWTQFGKIQEAVILGGQDPADAQATFNAEAQASLDRALEADDPVSNPFPNPLTGGYL from the coding sequence ATGCGGAAGATAAGCCGCAGGACCGCCCTGCGAGCCGCCGCGACCGGCGCCGCCGGCCTGGCCACGACCGCGGCCCTGGCCGGATGTGGCGAGACCGAGGTCGTCGAGGTCGAAAAAGTGGTGACCGTCGAGGTCGCCGGCGAGACCCAGATCGTCGAAGTCGAGATCCCGGGCGAAACCACGGTTACCGAGCGAGTGGTGACTATCGAAGTGCCAGTCGCAGCACCGGCACCGGTCACCCAGGTGACCAACATCTGGTTCAACCAGGCCACCCAACAGGAAAACTTCGAGAAGAACGTGGTGGGGCATTACCACCGCCAGCAGGACGCCTTCAAGCTGGACCCGATCCTGGTCCCCAACGGCGAGCTCAACGTCAAGCTGACCGCCGCAATCGCCTCCGGCACCCCGCCGGACGTGGTGCGCGTTGGTGGCTCAATCCTGGTGAACAACTTCTACCGCCGCGGCGTAATGCACGACATGGACCAGTTCGATCCCGAGATCCAATCCCGGGACTTCGTTCCGTCGATTACGCAGACGATTACCTGGCGCGGCAAGATGTGGGCGATGCCGGTCAACTCCGGCACCCAGTCGCTCTACTACAACGCGGACCTCTACCGTGCAGCCGGTCTCGACCCGGATGTTCCGGCTGAAACGACCGAGGATCTGTATGAAAACGCTGCCCGCGTCCACTCAGTCAGCGACGAGATAACCGGAATTTCCTTCCCGACAGTCCCGGCAACCGCAACCGGCAACGGTTCGGCCGGCTTGTTCTTCCGCTTCGGCGCCCACGCGGTGACCGACGACGGAACCAAGACTCTGTTGGACTCGGCCGAATACAGCAACTATTTCGCGTGGATCAAGCGGTTTGTCGATGAAGAAATCACCAACTTCAAGTCTCAGAACGAGACCGGGCAGACCAACGACTACGGCACCGGGCTGATCGGCCACTACGTGGCGTACCCCTCGCGGTTGCAGAACTCGGTTCAGAACCTGGGCGTCGAAGTGGGGCGGGTCGCCCTGCTGCCGCGCGGTCCGCTTTCGGACCTGAACCCGATCGGATACGGAGCGCTGCAGATGCCGACCGGCGGTAAGAACACCGAGGGCGGCTGGCACTTTACCAACTTCATCGGCAATGACCCCGAGAACGACTCGATCTGGTGCACCGCGTTCGGGCAGATCCCGCCGCGGTTCTCGTTCCGCGACTCGGTCGTCTACACGGCCTACCGCAACGCCATCCCGGGTACCCAGCCGTTCATTGACGGGCAGAAGAACTCATTCGCGTTCTACTTCGGCCCGGCGACGGCGGAGATCTGGACCCAGTTCGGCAAGATCCAGGAAGCGGTCATCCTCGGCGGGCAAGATCCCGCCGATGCCCAGGCAACGTTCAATGCGGAGGCTCAGGCCTCCCTGGACCGGGCCCTGGAAGCCGACGATCCGGTCTCAAATCCGTTCCCGAACCCGCTCACCGGCGGATACCTCTAG
- a CDS encoding SDR family oxidoreductase, with product MGLLDDFSLAGKVALVTGGGTGIGRAVALGLAQAGADIALSGRTEQTLEESAADIEALGRQALTVTCDVRDADEVSAMVDRVTGHFGRMDVAFNNAGAFGWIPGYELAEADWDRIVDTNLKGVFLCMQAEARWMRDHGGGKIINNASMSGSIVNHPQMQSTYNASKAGCVHLTKSLAAEWIGDGVYCNCISPGYIYTDRAAQNPAADPLRDYWNKVTPIGRPGAVDELAGAVLFLATPASDFVVGLDLIVDGGYSLW from the coding sequence ATGGGCTTACTTGACGATTTTTCGCTGGCCGGCAAAGTTGCCCTGGTCACCGGTGGCGGAACCGGGATCGGCCGGGCGGTCGCGCTCGGATTGGCTCAGGCCGGCGCCGACATTGCGCTGTCAGGTCGGACCGAGCAGACGCTGGAGGAAAGCGCGGCCGATATCGAAGCGCTTGGCAGGCAAGCGTTGACCGTCACCTGCGATGTGCGCGACGCCGATGAGGTTTCGGCGATGGTCGACCGGGTAACCGGACACTTCGGGCGCATGGACGTGGCTTTCAACAATGCCGGCGCCTTCGGCTGGATTCCGGGTTACGAGTTGGCCGAAGCGGACTGGGACCGAATCGTCGACACGAACCTGAAAGGCGTGTTTCTCTGCATGCAGGCCGAAGCGCGCTGGATGCGCGATCACGGCGGCGGCAAGATCATCAACAACGCCTCTATGTCGGGATCGATCGTCAATCACCCGCAGATGCAATCCACCTACAACGCCTCCAAGGCCGGTTGCGTGCACCTGACAAAATCGCTGGCGGCGGAATGGATCGGCGACGGCGTCTACTGCAACTGCATCTCACCCGGCTACATCTACACCGATCGGGCGGCCCAGAACCCGGCCGCCGACCCCTTGCGCGATTACTGGAACAAGGTGACGCCGATCGGCAGGCCCGGCGCGGTCGACGAGCTTGCCGGAGCGGTTTTATTCCTGGCCACGCCGGCGTCTGATTTCGTCGTGGGACTGGACCTGATCGTCGACGGCGGCTACAGCTTGTGGTAG